CCGGGTTCACTTGAAAGCGCCATCGGGTTTCCCCTTTTTAACCATCGCCTGACAGTAGGCGTACAAGGCATCATAGACAATCCATTCCGCGGCGTTAACCTCGTGATCGTCTTTGAATCCCAGATGGCGGAAGCCTTCGGCGATGGCTTCGAGGCCGGGACCTTCCGGCTGATTCCAGAGGGTGTTGTCGGTGTCGGCGCCATTGACAATCTTTCCGAGCAATATCAAGGCGGGATCGGAGAGCTTGTATTTTTTAAGAATCGCCTCGAAGGAGCATTCCTGGCCGTGATGGCCGAGTTCGACGTTGGGAACGTCATAAGGTATCGCCTGTTGCTCGTTGGCGATCTCCATCACCTTGTCGGCTGGCACGAAGAGAAATTCGGCATTGGTATCGACGAATTTTTTGATGAGCCAGGGACAGGCCACCCTGTCCACCTTCACCTTTTCACGAGTAATCCATTTCATATGGGGATGCGATTTGTGAGTTGCGCCAAGGCTGTGACTTCGAAAAATTAATCCGTTTCCAATTTGACGGTGGCACGTGCGAAGGGATTTGTCGAAAGGAAAAAGGAGAGTCTCGTAATGAAAAGTAATGGTTAGATCGCGGGTGGGGCGTTCCAATCTGGAATGCTGGATTGTCTGATAATTCTGCCGCGACTCATTTCCAAAACTTCATCACACAAAGCCACGACCTCCATCCGGTCGTGCGTGATGTAGAGCATGGGCAGGTGGAACTCCTCTTTGATGCGGGCGAGATAGGGAATTATTTTTGCTTTCAGCCCGGCGTCGAGATTGGCGAGTGGTTCGTCGAGCAGGAGGAGGCGTGGACAGGAGAGTAATGCGCGCGCCAAAGCCACCCGTTGCTTTTCTCCGCCGGATAAGTCCGTGACGCGGCGTTGGGTCAAAGTCTGGATGGCGAGA
This genomic stretch from Pedosphaera parvula Ellin514 harbors:
- a CDS encoding chromate resistance protein ChrB domain-containing protein, with translation MKWITREKVKVDRVACPWLIKKFVDTNAEFLFVPADKVMEIANEQQAIPYDVPNVELGHHGQECSFEAILKKYKLSDPALILLGKIVNGADTDNTLWNQPEGPGLEAIAEGFRHLGFKDDHEVNAAEWIVYDALYAYCQAMVKKGKPDGAFK